One genomic window of Sphingopyxis sp. OPL5 includes the following:
- a CDS encoding acyl-CoA thioesterase encodes MTNPDRDPILRVVPAPADINSNGHIFGGWVLSQMDIAGGIVAARIAQGPTATVAIEAMEFIAPILLRDIISVYAHLERRGRTSIGIRIEVIASRGRGEEQVKVTEGLFTFVALDENHRPRALPPA; translated from the coding sequence ATGACAAACCCTGACCGCGACCCGATCCTGCGCGTCGTTCCCGCGCCCGCCGACATCAACAGCAACGGCCACATCTTCGGCGGCTGGGTGCTCAGCCAGATGGACATCGCCGGCGGCATCGTCGCGGCGCGAATCGCCCAGGGACCGACCGCAACCGTCGCGATCGAGGCGATGGAATTCATCGCGCCGATCCTGCTGCGTGACATCATCTCGGTCTACGCCCACCTCGAACGGCGCGGGCGCACGTCGATAGGCATCCGAATCGAAGTGATCGCGTCGCGCGGCCGCGGCGAGGAGCAGGTGAAGGTCACCGAAGGCCTGTTCACTTTCGTCGCGCTCGACGAGAATCACCGGCCGCGCGCGTTGCCGCCGGCCTGA
- a CDS encoding CBS domain-containing protein, with amino-acid sequence MTIGAILHGRTGAVISARKEDSVRAVVDLLAQHRIGAVPVMENDAIVGIFSERDLVRLLSSYGTEALDRTLDEVMTKSPVTCESNTAVMGALSQMTQKRIRHLPVVDGGRLVGFVSIGDLVKYRIDRIEAEAAAMRDYIAS; translated from the coding sequence ATGACGATCGGAGCGATTCTCCACGGAAGGACCGGCGCGGTGATTTCGGCGCGCAAGGAAGACAGTGTGCGTGCGGTGGTCGATCTGCTCGCGCAACATCGAATCGGCGCGGTGCCGGTGATGGAAAATGACGCGATCGTCGGCATTTTTTCCGAACGCGATCTGGTTCGCCTGCTTTCCTCTTATGGCACCGAGGCGCTCGACCGTACGCTCGACGAGGTGATGACCAAATCGCCGGTGACCTGCGAATCGAACACCGCGGTGATGGGCGCGCTGTCGCAGATGACGCAGAAGCGCATTCGCCACCTGCCGGTGGTCGACGGCGGCCGACTCGTCGGATTCGTGTCGATCGGCGACCTCGTTAAATATCGCATCGACCGGATCGAGGCCGAGGC